In Anabrus simplex isolate iqAnaSimp1 chromosome 12, ASM4041472v1, whole genome shotgun sequence, a genomic segment contains:
- the LOC136884537 gene encoding zinc finger protein 383 isoform X3: MDTCGIPSCSRSYLTEEIHLFLDAFPLPATVKILLDLKKDVDNDEEEQQEEEEAAEEEEENYDDDEIPVDSEDSAALEESLAPEWSALQKNASEADKSFSCFECNKIFSSETDVKEHLMIVHGIDNSYLCPHCGKTFWNLSELSLHIAIHEAENLYTCNICEKVFNKYSVLRCHMLISHSTEKHFTCPECDKVFSAKSALVRHLMIHRGDRKFKCDTCGKAFYNSSSLKAHMIVHTKEKPFSCEVCHHLFSARSSLNQHMVLHTGQKPHCCPICQKSFAGRSNLTKHIKTHSKEKPYSCDQCNKLFSTLSILRRHVVLHTGVKQFSCTVCEKSFASRATLYQHKFVHTKEKPHSCSYCQRTFSIRSNYNRHLKVHTGEKPYACTECPRTFIVRSNYIRHKAVHEKKKLKPPQDPRKIRKKKRKAKSHASASSVLPAELKPAEDAEESYIIPDPVKSGDDCEEEREIKPLVIPEEVKFLDRVKDKSAFLLSDDVQPPGPLRGNASSYVLSNEAASLEQVREITASFLAVHQEVQ, encoded by the exons GATTTAAAAAAGGATGTGGATAATGATGAAGAAGAGcaacaagaggaagaagaagcagcagaagaagaagaagaaaattatgacGATGATGAAATACCTGTGGACAGTGAGGACAGTGCTGC GCTGGAAGAATCATTAGCTCCTGAATGGTCAGCTCTACAAAAGAATGCCAGTGAAGCAGACAAATCATTTTCCTGTTTCGAGTGTAATAAAATCTTCTCCAGTGAAACAGATGTGAAGGAACATTTAATGATTGTGCATGGGATTGATAACTCATATTTATGTCCCCATTGCGGCAAGACCTTCTGGAACCTCTCGGAACTATCTCTTCATATTGCAATCCACGAAGCTGAGAATTTGTATACCTGCAATATCTGCGAGAAGGTGTTCAATAAATACTCTGTGCTAAGATGCCATATGTTGATTAGCCATAGTACTGAAAAACATTTCACCTGCCCAGAGTGTGATAAGGTGTTCTCAGCGAAGTCTGCTCTAGTGAGGCACTTGATGATTCACCGTGGTGATAGGAAGTTCAAGTGCGATACTTGCGGCAAGGCATTTTATAACTCTTCTAGTTTGAAGGCACATATGATTGTACATACCAAGGAGAAACCCTTCTCATGTGAAGTATGCCATCATCTGTTTTCTGCACGGTCTAGCCTTAATCAGCATATGGTTCTTCACACTGGACAGAAGCCGCACTGCTGTCCGATTTGCCAAAAGAGCTTTGCGGGCAGATCTAATCTTACAAAACACATCAAAACTCATTCAAAAGAGAAACCGTACTCATGCGACCAGTGTAACAAACTTTTCTCTACTCTTTCTATTCTCAGAAGACATGTTGTTCTTCATACTGGTGTGAAGCAATTTTCCTGTACCGTGTGCGAGAAGTCTTTTGCATCACGTGCTACTCTCTATCAGCATAAATTTGTCCATACCAAGGAGAAACCTCATTCATGTTCCTACTGTCAGAGGACGTTCTCCATTCGTTCTAACTATAACAGACACCTGAAAGTTCATACCGGAGAGAAACCATATGCGTGCactgagtgtccgaggacattcaTTGTCAGATCAAATTATATTCGACACAAGGCTGTGCacgagaagaagaaattaaaacccccACAAGACCCGCGAAagataagaaagaagaaaaggaaagccAAATCACATGCATCAGCCTCCTCTGTGCTTCCTGCTGAGTTAAAACCAGCGGAAGATGCAGAAGAATCTTATATAATTCCTGATCCTGTGAAATCTGGAGATGATTGTGAGGAGGAAAGGGAGATTAAGCCTTTGGTCATTCCTGAAGAAGTGAAATTTCTTGATCGTGTCAAAGACAAATCTGCATTCTTATTGTCAGATGATGTACAACCTCCTGGACCACTAAGAGGTAATGCATCCTCTTATGTACTTTCCAATGAAGCTGCTTCCCTTGAACAAGTCAGAGAAATTACGGCTTCATTTCTAGCAGTTCACCAGGAAGTACAGTAG